One bacterium genomic window, CCCGGGGTGGGGAACTTCGACGATCAACTCCGGGGAATCTCACTGATCGCCATCATCGAGGACCTTGCGACGGTCAAACTCTTCTAGATGGGCTGACGCGCCCACTGTCTCCCCTCCGGCTGGGTAGAGTGCGAGATAGCCGAGCCTAGCGCCCCACCCTTCCTTTCCGACCTGGTTCGTTTGGGTCGCACCTCCGAGGGCCGGGCCTGCCGAGGGGATCAGCTAAGCTAGCTCCGGTCATGGTGACACCCAGAGTGACACTGGCCAAGGCGGAAATGTGGGCTGACCTGGGCTAATACAGCTACCAGGGGTCAGGGGTTCAAATCCCCTCAGCTCCACCGTAAGGTTCCACGAAGTCGGCCGATCACGCCCTAGGAGGAGCCACCGAATGTCCGAGGTCAAGGAGCAGGTCCTGGTACGTGGGAGGTCCGAAGCCGACGTGCTGCCATGGGCCAGAGCAGCGGTGGAGCAAGCCTGCGACCTTGAGCGCATCAACGATCCAGTCGGGTATATCGCAAGATTGCATAATGTGCTCGGCCCCTGGGCGTTCGGTGAGACGGCTGAGTCTGCTCGATCAGAACTCGCATCGGTCCTGATCGGCTGGGCATTGCTGAAGCTGGAGGACGGTGATGGCGACATACCCGTGATGGGTGGTATCTCGCTCTACTAGATGGGTCGTAGACTCGGGCCAGTTTCGAGGCGCAATCTCGTCAAGAGGTTGCGCTCATTCGGGTGGGAAGGTCCAAGGTCGCGGGCGGGCCACTCGTACATGTCAAAGAACGGGCGCAAGCTGACGATTCCGAACGATCACGGTACGGATATACGCCCCGCTCTGGTTGCCGAGATCCTCAGGCAGGCGGGTATTGCCAGGTCTGACTGGCTGTCGCGTAGGTAGCCGCCACCGGACGTTGCGGAATGTTCGGACAGGATCAAACTGTCCCTGGCGTTGTCCGACGTATCAGAAGTAGGAGCCACTGCCGGAAGAAGTAGCTGCTCCGCTCCCGGTTCCTACGAATCGAGCCACGAGAAGCGTGGCTCTGCCTGTGCGTTGATCGTGTGGTCGGGGAGCTTCCCTCGTAGTGCCTGGATCGCTGCGCCGGCCATCTTTCTGCTCAGCTCGCGGCCCGACTGCTCCGAGTACCACGCGGCGTGCGGCGTGACGACCAGGTTATCCAGCCCCAGAAGCGGGCTGCGTATGTCGAACGGTTCTGTGGCCATGACGTCGAGGGCCGCCCCGGCCAGGTGCCCGGAGTGGAGGGCCTCGTAGAGCGCTCGCTCCTCGATCAGGGCGCCGCGAGACACGTTGATGAGCCGGGCTCCGGGTTTCATCAGCCGGATCGAGTCAGCGTTGATCACGTTCTCCGTCTCCGGGGTCTGATGGGTGTGCAGCGACACGAAGCCCGAAGAGCCGAGAAGCTGGGCCAGGCTCTCCGCCGGTGTCACCGAGGAGTCTTCCATTTCGGAGGGGTTCACGTACGGGTCGAAAGCCATGACCGCGAGCCCGATGCCTCGTGCCTTGTCCGCGAGCCGGCGAGCGATACGGCCGAATCCGTAGAGACCGAGCCGGCATCCCCGAATGCGCGTGAGCCTGCCTCCGCCCAGATGGTCCCACTCGCCGCGGCGGCTGCTCGCATCCAGAGGGAGAAGGCCTCTGGCCAGGGCCAGAAGCAGCGCGAGGGCGTGATCAGACACCTCCTCGACGCAGTAGTCCGGCACGTTGGCGACCGCAATGCCGCGCTCGGTGGCGAGCTCCAGATCGACGTGCTCGTGGCCGACGCCGCCGAGGATCAGAGCGCGGCACTTCGAGGCAGCGTCCAGGGTCACCTCGGTGATCGGGCTCGTGTGGACGAGTCCGGCGTCGGCGTCGCGCAAGGCTGCGGCCGCCTCTTCCTCGCTCACGCAAACGGCTGTCAGGAGGGTGGCGCCCGCCGCCTCGAGCAGGTCGCGCTCGATCGACCAGTCCCGAGAAGGCGTTTCGGGACCATCAACGCCCACTACGAGCCAGTCCGTCATGGCGGGCCTTCCATATCGTTCTCCTGCCCCAGAACGCGACCGAGCGAGCCCGAAACGCAGGCGTGCGGGTCCGGTTGACGCGCTGACCCGGGGCCGTTTACTGTCGCGGTGTCAGCTAGCAACACAGTAGGGGAGGGGTCATGTCGGACCCGGGAAGCGTGATGACCGTTCTGGGGCCCATACCAGCAGACCAACTCGGCTACGTGCTTCCCCATGAGCATCCCTATTGCCAGCTGCGCCAGGCGTCGTACCGCTACGACTTCCCCGACCAGTTCGACGACGACCGGGTGGTCACGGCCGAGGTGGCGGCGTTCGGAGAACTGGGCGGAACCACCCTCGTCGACCTGACTGTACCGGACATCGGCAGGTCGCCGGAGCGCCTGCGTACGCTTTCGGAGAACACGGGCGTCCAGATCGTGATGGGCTGCGGATGGTATCGGGGCAATTACTACCGGCCCGAGGATGTCATCGAGAGACGTACCGTCGGCTCGCTCGCCGACCAGCTCATCGGAGAGATCACCGACGGAGTTGATGGGACCGGCATCAAGCCCGGAGTGATCGGCGAGATCGGTGTTGAGAAGACCTGGGTGGCTCCGGTGGAGGAGCGGGTGCTGCGAGCGGCGGCGCGGGCCCACAAGGAGACCGGACTCGCCCTGGGCGCGATCCACGCCATCGGCCCGGTTGCACCCGACATCCTGACGATCTTCGAGGAGGAGGACGTCGACATGTCGCGGGTGGCGGTCGGCCATTGCGACTCCTATCCCCACATGGAATTCCTCGAAGGCCTCATCGCGCGAGGGGCCCTCGTCATGTTCGACAACTGCGGACAGTACGGTGCTCTGAAGACCTTCGAGGAGCACATCATGAACACCGTGAAGGAGTTGGTCGACAGGGGGCATGAGGACTACATCCTGCTCTCCCACGACACCTGCAAGTTCCCCCAGTTCAAGATCCACGGCGGTCCTGGTTTCGTATACATCTCCGAGACGGTCATCCCGGTGCTGCGCGAGCTTGGTATCACGGAAGAGACGATCAACAAGATCATCCGGGACAACCCCCGCCGCTGGCTCGTCGGGTCGTAGGCGGCAGGCGGGCGGAGGGAGAGGCCGTGGAGCCGGAGCAGGTCGATCTCCTGCTGCGTCACGGGCACATCCTGACGATCGACCCGCAGCGACGTATCCTCACCGACGGCTCCATCGCCATTCGCGGAGACCGGATCG contains:
- a CDS encoding C-terminal binding protein — protein: MTDWLVVGVDGPETPSRDWSIERDLLEAAGATLLTAVCVSEEEAAAALRDADAGLVHTSPITEVTLDAASKCRALILGGVGHEHVDLELATERGIAVANVPDYCVEEVSDHALALLLALARGLLPLDASSRRGEWDHLGGGRLTRIRGCRLGLYGFGRIARRLADKARGIGLAVMAFDPYVNPSEMEDSSVTPAESLAQLLGSSGFVSLHTHQTPETENVINADSIRLMKPGARLINVSRGALIEERALYEALHSGHLAGAALDVMATEPFDIRSPLLGLDNLVVTPHAAWYSEQSGRELSRKMAGAAIQALRGKLPDHTINAQAEPRFSWLDS
- a CDS encoding type II toxin-antitoxin system HicA family toxin, with the translated sequence MGRRLGPVSRRNLVKRLRSFGWEGPRSRAGHSYMSKNGRKLTIPNDHGTDIRPALVAEILRQAGIARSDWLSRR